In Neofelis nebulosa isolate mNeoNeb1 chromosome 10, mNeoNeb1.pri, whole genome shotgun sequence, one DNA window encodes the following:
- the SIRT3 gene encoding NAD-dependent protein deacetylase sirtuin-3, mitochondrial isoform X4 has product MVDRIPRCPVCTGIVKPDIVFFGETLPQRFLLHVVDFPMADVLLILGTSLEVEPFASLSEAVRSSVPRLLINRDLVGPFAWRPRSRDVVQLGDMVHSVERLVELLGWTEELQDLMRQEAEKLNGRDR; this is encoded by the exons ATGGTGGACAGGATCCCCCGCTGTCCAGTCTGCACTGGCATCGTGAAGCCCGACATCGTGTTCTTTGGGGAGACGCTGCCCCAGAGGTTCTTGCTACATGTGGTTGATTTCCCCATGGCAGATGTGCTGCTTATCCTCGGGACCTCCCTGGAG GTAGAACCTTTTGCCAGCTTGTCTGAGGCCGTGAGGAGCTCGGTGCCCCGACTGCTCATCAACCGGGACCTGGTGGGGCCCTTTGCTTGGCGTCCTCGCAGCAGGGACGTGGTCCAGCTAGGGGATATGGTTCACAGCGTGGAAAGGCTGGTGGAGCTTCTGGGCTGGACAGAAGAGTTGCAGGACCTCATGCGGCAGGAAGCCGAGAAG CTCAATGGACGGGACAGATAG
- the RIC8A gene encoding synembryn-A, protein MEPRVVADAVETGEEDVIMEALRTYNRENSQSFTFDDAQQEDRKRLAELLVAVLERGLPPSRRVTWLQSIRILTRDRSCLEPFTSRQSLQALASYAGIALEGSVPEPLDMDVVLESLKCLCNLVLSSPVAQVLAAEARLVVRLAERVGLYHKSSFPHEVQFFDLRLLFLLTALRTDARQQLFQELQGVRLLTAALELTLGMTPDGGPPELLPPQETERAMEILKVLFNITFDSIKREVDEEDAALYRHLGTILRHCMMVAAAGDRTEEFHGHTVNLLGNLPLKCLDVLLTLEPHEGSLEFLGANMDVIHVLLSFLEKRLHQTHRLKESVAPVLSVLTECARMHRPARKFLKAQVLPPLRDVRTRPEVGELLRNKLVRLMTHLDTDVKRVAAEFLFVLCSESVPRFIKYTGYGNAAGLLAARGLMAGGRPEGQYSEDEDTDTEEYKEAKASINPVTGRVEEEPPNPMEGMTEEQKEHEAMKLVNMFDKLSRHRVIQPMGMSPRGQLTSLQDAICETMEGQLSSEPDSDPD, encoded by the exons ATGGAGCCCCGGGTGGTTGCGGATGCTGTGGAGACGGGAGAGGAggatgtgattatggaggctctGCGCACGTACAACCGGGAG AACTCCCAGAGTTTCACGTTTGATGATGCCCAACAGGAGGACAGGAAG agACTGGCAGAGCTGCTGGTCGCGGTTCTGGAGCGGGGCTTGCCACCGTCCCGCCGCGTCACCTGGCTGCAGAGCATCCGCATCCTGACCAGAGACCGCAGCTGCCTGGAGCCTTTCACCAGCCGCCAGAGCCTGCAGGCACTTGCCTCCTATGCTGGCATCGCCTTGGAGGGGTCCGTCCCTGAGCCTCTGGACATGGACGTTGTACTCGAGTCCCTTAAGTGCCTGTGCAACCTCGTGCTCAGCAGCCCGGTGGCACAGGTGCTGGCCGCAGAAGCCCGCCTAGTGGTGAGGCTCGCAGAGCGTGTGGGGCTGTATCACAAGAGCAGCTTCCCACACGAAGTCCAGTTTTTTGACTTGCGCCTCCTCTTCCTGCTCACGGCACTTCGCACTGATGCGCGCCAGCAGCTGTTTCAGGAGTTGCAGGGGGTGCGCCTGCTGACTGCTGCCTTGGAGCTGACACTGGGAATGACCCCTGATGGGGGCCCTCCTGagctccttcctccccaggagACTGAGCGGGCCATGGAGATCCTCAAAGTGCTCTTCAACATCACCTTTGACTCCATTAAGAGGGAAGTGGATGAG GAAGATGCTGCCCTTTATCGGCACCTGGGGACTATTCTGCGGCACTGTATGATGGTCGCTGCTGCTGGAGACCGCACAGAAGAGTTTCACGG CCACACAGTGAATCTCTTGGGAAATTTGCCCCTCAAGTGTCTGGACGTCCTTCTTACCCTGGAGCCACATGAAGGTTCCCTGGAGTTCCTGGGAGCAAACATGGATGTGATTCATGTCCTCCTCAGCTTCCTAGAAAAGCGTCTGCACCAG ACGCACAGGCTGAAAGAGAGCGTGGCCCCCGTGCTGAGCGTACTGACGGAGTGTGCCCGCATGCACCGCCCTGCAAGGAAGTTCCTGAAGGCCCAG GTGCTGCCCCCACTGCGGGACGTGAGGACGCGGCCCGAGGTCGGGGAGCTGTTGCGGAACAAGCTTGTTCGCCTCATGACGCACCTGGATACTGACGTGAAGAGAGTGGCAGCTGAGTTCCTGTTTGTCCTGTGCTCGGAGAGTG TGCCCCGATTCATCAAGTACACGGGCTACGGGAACGCTGCTGGCCTCCTGGCTGCCAGGGGCCTCATGGCTGGGGGCCGGCCTGAGGGCCAGTATTCGGAGGACGAGGACACGGACACAGAGGAGTACAAAGAAGCCAAGGCCAG CATAAACCCAGTGACCGGGAGGGTGGAGGAAGAACCGCCCAACCCCATGGAGGGCATGACAGAGGAGCAGAAGGAACATGAGGCCATGAAGCTGGTGAACATGTTTGACAAGCTCTCCAG GCACAGAGTCATCCAGCCTATGGGGATGAGTCCCCGGGGTCAGCTCACATCCCTGCAGGATGCCATTTGTGAGACCATGGAAGGGCAGCTCTCCTCGGAACCCGACTCAGACCCCGACTGA